A stretch of Saccharothrix texasensis DNA encodes these proteins:
- a CDS encoding serine hydrolase domain-containing protein, whose translation MKDLVAHLPAAVPDATAVAVALRQGDREVVLVGGTTGRGGPRPVTGHTRFELGSLTKTFTGLLLAEMADRGEVRLTDPVRRHLPVGAAPHLGRDVTLERLATHTSGLARLPPGLLSRAVPRWRTNPYRDFDADDFAAALRRARSRASGRYRYSNFGGALLGEALAGAAGRPFADLLAERVLRPLGLTDTDCTPSAQVTGHLRGRPRPPWEIPGMPAAGALRSSALDLLRYLTAHLPPFTGPLGRAAAEVARPRASAGDHDVCLFWDLRRRADRELLFHSGGTRGCTAFAAFSPTTSTAFAALANAGPTPGSTFVQRAYEAAWALVDRAASRTARPRPVPDLRAT comes from the coding sequence GTGAAGGACCTCGTCGCGCACCTGCCGGCCGCGGTGCCCGACGCCACGGCCGTGGCGGTGGCGCTCCGCCAGGGCGACCGGGAGGTGGTCCTGGTCGGCGGCACGACCGGTCGCGGCGGGCCGCGTCCCGTCACCGGGCACACCCGCTTCGAGCTGGGCTCGCTGACCAAGACGTTCACCGGCCTGCTGCTGGCGGAGATGGCCGACCGGGGCGAGGTGCGCCTGACCGACCCCGTCCGGCGGCACCTGCCGGTGGGCGCGGCGCCGCACCTGGGCCGCGACGTCACCCTGGAGCGCCTGGCCACCCACACGTCCGGTCTGGCGCGCCTCCCACCGGGGCTGCTGTCGCGGGCGGTGCCGCGCTGGCGCACCAACCCCTACCGCGACTTCGACGCCGACGACTTCGCCGCCGCGCTGCGCCGCGCCCGGTCCCGGGCGTCCGGCCGCTACCGCTACTCGAACTTCGGCGGCGCGCTGCTGGGCGAGGCCCTGGCGGGTGCGGCGGGCCGGCCCTTCGCCGACCTGCTGGCCGAACGCGTGCTGCGCCCGCTGGGCCTGACCGACACGGACTGCACGCCGTCCGCGCAGGTCACCGGGCACCTGCGCGGGCGTCCCCGGCCGCCGTGGGAGATACCCGGCATGCCCGCCGCCGGTGCGCTGCGCTCGTCGGCGCTGGACCTGCTGCGCTACCTGACCGCCCACCTGCCGCCCTTCACCGGGCCGCTGGGCCGGGCCGCCGCCGAAGTCGCCCGGCCGCGCGCGTCGGCGGGCGACCACGACGTGTGCCTGTTCTGGGACCTGCGCCGCCGAGCGGACCGCGAGCTGCTGTTCCACTCCGGCGGCACCCGCGGCTGCACGGCGTTCGCCGCTTTCAGCCCCACCACCTCGACCGCGTTCGCCGCCCTGGCCAACGCCGGGCCGACACCGGGCAGCACCTTCGTCCAACGCGCCTACGAAGCCGCCTGGGCCCTGGTCGACCGCGCGGCGAGCCGGACCGCCAGGCCCCGTCCCGTGCCGGACCTGCGGGCCACCTGA
- a CDS encoding SRPBCC family protein yields the protein MKLEHRFTVPAPVPDVWAALLDPEKVAPCMPGATLTGVDGPKFTGTVKVKLGPVTLLYKGAGEFTSVDERVHAAVLKASGKDTRGNGTASASVSVALTAGTAGTEVSVVTDLNVTGRPAQFGRGLISEVSGRLIGEFAQCLATRLAPAEAEEVTATETAKPHLRAVPDEPIDLVGTAGVPVLKRVLPVLAGLLVVALLVRGLRGRHR from the coding sequence ATGAAGCTCGAGCACCGGTTCACCGTCCCCGCGCCCGTGCCGGACGTCTGGGCGGCGCTGCTCGACCCGGAGAAGGTAGCGCCGTGCATGCCGGGCGCCACCCTCACCGGGGTCGACGGGCCGAAGTTCACCGGCACGGTCAAGGTCAAGCTCGGCCCCGTGACGCTGCTCTACAAGGGCGCCGGCGAGTTCACGTCCGTGGACGAACGGGTGCACGCGGCCGTGCTGAAGGCGTCCGGCAAGGACACCAGGGGCAACGGCACGGCGTCCGCCTCCGTGTCGGTGGCGCTGACGGCGGGCACGGCGGGCACCGAGGTGTCGGTGGTCACGGACCTGAACGTCACCGGCCGCCCGGCCCAGTTCGGCCGGGGTCTGATCAGCGAGGTCAGCGGCCGGCTCATCGGCGAGTTCGCGCAATGCCTGGCGACGCGCCTCGCGCCGGCGGAAGCTGAGGAGGTGACTGCTACGGAGACCGCCAAGCCGCACCTGCGCGCCGTGCCGGACGAGCCGATCGACCTGGTCGGCACGGCGGGCGTGCCCGTGCTCAAACGGGTGCTGCCGGTGCTGGCCGGGCTGCTGGTGGTGGCGCTGCTGGTGCGCGGGCTCCGCGGGCGGCACCGCTGA
- a CDS encoding (2Fe-2S)-binding protein, whose amino-acid sequence MRITVTVDGVAYSDEVEPRTLLVHHLRERLGKTGTVVGCDTSNCGACTVHLDGRSVKSCAVLAVQANGREVTTVEGLARDGELHPVQRAFHENHALQCGFCTPGMIMQAIDLLEDNPDPDEDEVRHGLEGNLCRCTGYQNIVRAVRDAASRTTAAGGAA is encoded by the coding sequence ATGCGGATCACGGTCACCGTCGACGGCGTGGCCTACAGCGACGAGGTGGAACCACGCACCTTGCTGGTCCACCACCTGCGCGAACGACTCGGCAAGACCGGCACGGTCGTGGGTTGCGACACCAGCAACTGCGGCGCGTGCACGGTGCACCTCGACGGGCGGAGCGTGAAGTCCTGCGCCGTCCTCGCGGTGCAGGCGAACGGCCGCGAGGTCACCACGGTCGAGGGCCTGGCCCGCGACGGCGAGCTGCACCCCGTGCAGCGGGCGTTCCACGAGAACCACGCGTTGCAGTGCGGTTTCTGCACCCCGGGCATGATCATGCAGGCCATCGACCTGCTCGAGGACAACCCCGACCCCGACGAGGACGAGGTGCGGCACGGCCTGGAGGGCAACCTCTGCCGCTGCACCGGCTACCAGAACATCGTCCGCGCCGTGCGCGACGCCGCGAGCCGCACCACCGCCGCCGGGGGTGCCGCGTGA
- a CDS encoding vWA domain-containing protein, with translation MTGAGASTGLVGFARALRHGGVACGPERVHAFVAAVDHLDVARREDVYWAGRLTLCGEPDDLPRYDVAFQAWFGGVPPVPPGRRARQGSHLAALGGGTVRRDRAVSAVKVAASEVEVLRRKDIASLSPAEKRHLDELLAVLEPVPPTRRALRRTPARRGAIDPRRTLRDMLATGEPTRPRRRRRATRARKVVLLVDVSGSMKPYADALLRFAHVVARRMPVEVCTLGTRLTRVTRQLRHRDPEQALRAAARAVPDHEGGTRLGETLKVFLDRWGQRGAARGAVVVICSDGWERGDPALLADQVRRLARLAHKVVWVNPHAGHDGYRPVQSGIVAALPHLDRLLAGHSLDTLQELLEEVRLA, from the coding sequence ATGACGGGAGCCGGGGCGTCGACCGGGCTCGTGGGGTTCGCCCGCGCGCTGCGGCACGGCGGGGTGGCGTGCGGGCCCGAGAGGGTGCACGCGTTCGTCGCGGCGGTCGACCACCTCGACGTGGCACGGCGCGAGGACGTGTACTGGGCCGGTCGCCTGACGTTGTGCGGCGAGCCCGACGACCTGCCCCGGTACGACGTGGCGTTCCAGGCCTGGTTCGGCGGGGTGCCGCCGGTGCCGCCGGGGAGGCGCGCCCGGCAGGGCAGCCACCTGGCCGCGCTCGGCGGCGGCACGGTGAGGCGTGACCGGGCGGTGTCCGCGGTGAAGGTCGCGGCCAGCGAGGTGGAAGTGCTGCGGCGCAAGGACATCGCCTCCTTGAGTCCCGCCGAGAAGCGGCACCTGGACGAGTTGCTGGCGGTGCTCGAGCCGGTGCCGCCGACGCGGCGCGCGCTGCGCAGGACACCGGCACGGCGAGGGGCGATCGACCCCCGCCGCACGCTCAGGGACATGCTGGCCACCGGCGAGCCGACCCGGCCGCGCCGCCGCCGCCGCGCCACCCGCGCCCGCAAGGTCGTGCTGCTCGTCGACGTCTCCGGTTCGATGAAGCCCTACGCCGACGCCCTGCTCCGCTTCGCGCACGTCGTCGCCCGCCGCATGCCCGTCGAGGTCTGCACGCTCGGCACCCGCCTGACCCGCGTCACCCGCCAGCTGCGCCACCGCGACCCCGAGCAGGCACTCCGGGCCGCGGCCCGCGCCGTGCCCGATCACGAGGGCGGCACGCGGCTCGGCGAGACGCTCAAGGTGTTCCTCGACCGCTGGGGCCAGCGGGGCGCCGCCCGGGGCGCGGTCGTCGTCATCTGCTCGGACGGCTGGGAGCGCGGCGACCCGGCCCTGCTCGCCGACCAGGTCCGGCGGCTCGCGCGGCTCGCGCACAAGGTCGTCTGGGTCAACCCGCACGCCGGCCACGACGGGTACCGGCCGGTGCAGTCCGGCATCGTCGCCGCCCTCCCGCACCTGGACCGGCTGCTCGCCGGGCACAGCCTCGACACCCTGCAAGAACTGCTGGAGGAGGTCCGACTTGCGTGA
- a CDS encoding xanthine dehydrogenase family protein molybdopterin-binding subunit has protein sequence MTATAEPEIGKSRRRKEDARLITGATRWTDNLQLTGMLHMALLRSPVAHARITSVDVTEAVKMPGVLVALTGRDLADEQGSLPCAWPITEDMLAPPAPSLAVDRVNFAGEAVALVVARSAAEAHDALSAIDVDYEDLPVVLDLERAIGDDADLVHPDLGTNKSATWVFDSAEAGTGSDVDRAIAESEVVVERTFRQQRLIPAFMEPRSVVVDASPDSVTMWSSTQVPHILRWMLSVVLGIPEQQIRVIAPDVGGGFGGKLQVTPEEVLTLLVARRLGKPVKWTESRTESMLSGHHGRDQLQRITISARRDGTVTGLKVDLLADMGAYLRLITSGVPILGAFMFNAIYKFPAYRFTCTNVFTTKVPTDAYRGAGRPEATFAIERIMDELAAELGVDPLELRERNWIRHEEFPFTTVAGLTYDSGHYEAATARAKELFGYDALRAEQAARRADGDPVQLGIGISTYTEMCGLAPSRVLGALRYAAGGWEHAALRMLPTGKVELITGTSPHGQGHVTAWSQIVADRLGVPFEDVEVLHGDTRVSHRGMDSYGSRSLAVGGVAVVLAADKVLAKARTVAAHLMEVAEDDVEFTAGTFSVRGTSTTMALGDVVVAAHVAHNLPDGVEPGLDAEATFDPDDFSYPHGTHLCATEVDTRTGAVKIRSYVCVDDVGTVVNPMIVEGQVHGGLAQGIAQALYEEAVHDESGTLTTATLADYLLPSAVDLPHFTTDRTETPATGNPLGVKGVGEAGTIASTPAVVNSVIDAVRHLGVTDVEMPCTPMRVWKAINGRGGGVPTTPGAGGGLGSLDSRSADDRGGAA, from the coding sequence GTGACCGCCACCGCCGAACCCGAAATCGGGAAATCCCGAAGGCGCAAGGAAGACGCCCGGCTGATCACCGGCGCGACCCGCTGGACCGACAACCTCCAGCTCACCGGGATGCTCCACATGGCGTTGCTGCGCAGCCCCGTGGCGCACGCCCGGATCACCTCCGTCGACGTCACCGAGGCCGTGAAGATGCCCGGTGTGCTGGTCGCGCTCACCGGTCGGGACCTGGCCGACGAGCAGGGCAGCCTGCCGTGCGCGTGGCCGATCACCGAGGACATGCTCGCGCCGCCCGCGCCGTCGCTGGCCGTCGACCGGGTCAACTTCGCCGGCGAGGCCGTCGCCCTGGTCGTGGCCCGCAGCGCGGCCGAGGCGCACGACGCGCTGTCCGCGATCGACGTCGACTACGAGGACCTGCCGGTCGTGCTCGACCTGGAGCGGGCGATCGGGGACGACGCCGACCTCGTCCACCCCGACCTGGGCACCAACAAGAGCGCCACCTGGGTGTTCGACTCCGCCGAGGCGGGCACCGGGTCCGACGTCGACCGGGCCATCGCCGAGTCGGAGGTGGTCGTCGAGCGCACGTTCCGCCAGCAGCGGCTGATCCCGGCGTTCATGGAGCCCCGCTCGGTGGTGGTCGACGCGTCACCCGACTCGGTGACGATGTGGTCGTCCACGCAGGTGCCGCACATCCTGCGGTGGATGCTGTCGGTCGTGCTCGGCATCCCGGAGCAGCAGATCCGGGTCATCGCGCCGGACGTCGGCGGCGGCTTCGGCGGCAAGCTCCAGGTCACGCCGGAGGAGGTGCTGACCCTGCTGGTCGCGCGCCGCCTCGGCAAGCCGGTCAAGTGGACCGAGTCGCGCACCGAGTCGATGCTGTCCGGCCACCACGGCCGCGACCAGTTGCAGCGCATCACGATCTCGGCCCGCCGCGACGGCACGGTCACCGGCCTGAAGGTCGACCTGCTCGCCGACATGGGCGCCTACCTGCGGCTGATCACGTCGGGCGTGCCGATCCTCGGCGCGTTCATGTTCAACGCCATCTACAAGTTCCCGGCCTACCGGTTCACCTGCACGAACGTCTTCACCACCAAGGTGCCGACCGACGCCTACCGCGGCGCGGGGCGGCCCGAGGCCACGTTCGCCATCGAGCGGATCATGGACGAGCTGGCCGCCGAGCTGGGCGTCGACCCGCTGGAGCTGCGCGAGCGGAACTGGATCAGGCACGAGGAGTTCCCGTTCACCACGGTCGCGGGCCTGACCTACGACTCGGGCCACTACGAGGCCGCCACCGCCCGCGCCAAGGAGCTGTTCGGGTACGACGCGCTGCGCGCCGAGCAGGCCGCGCGCCGCGCCGACGGCGACCCGGTGCAGCTGGGCATCGGCATCTCCACCTACACCGAGATGTGCGGGCTCGCGCCGTCACGGGTGCTCGGCGCGCTGCGGTACGCGGCGGGCGGCTGGGAGCACGCCGCCCTGCGGATGCTGCCCACCGGCAAGGTCGAGCTGATCACCGGCACCTCGCCGCACGGCCAGGGCCACGTGACGGCGTGGAGCCAGATCGTGGCCGACCGGCTCGGCGTGCCGTTCGAGGACGTCGAGGTGCTGCACGGCGACACGCGCGTCTCGCACCGCGGCATGGACAGCTACGGCTCGCGGTCGCTGGCCGTCGGCGGCGTGGCCGTGGTGCTGGCCGCGGACAAGGTGCTGGCCAAGGCCCGCACGGTCGCCGCGCACCTGATGGAGGTCGCGGAGGACGACGTCGAGTTCACCGCCGGCACGTTCTCCGTGCGCGGCACGTCCACGACGATGGCCCTCGGCGACGTGGTGGTGGCGGCGCACGTCGCGCACAACCTGCCCGACGGCGTGGAACCCGGCCTGGACGCCGAGGCCACGTTCGACCCGGACGACTTCTCCTACCCGCACGGCACGCACCTGTGCGCGACCGAGGTCGACACGCGGACCGGCGCGGTGAAGATCCGCTCGTACGTGTGCGTGGACGACGTCGGCACGGTGGTCAACCCGATGATCGTGGAGGGCCAGGTGCACGGCGGCCTGGCGCAGGGCATCGCGCAGGCCCTGTACGAGGAGGCCGTGCACGACGAGAGCGGCACGCTCACCACCGCCACCCTCGCCGACTACCTGCTGCCGTCCGCGGTCGACCTGCCGCACTTCACCACCGACCGCACCGAGACGCCCGCGACCGGCAACCCGCTGGGCGTGAAGGGCGTCGGCGAGGCGGGCACCATCGCGTCCACGCCCGCCGTGGTCAACTCGGTGATCGACGCCGTGCGGCACCTGGGCGTGACCGACGTGGAGATGCCGTGCACCCCGATGCGGGTGTGGAAGGCGATCAACGGCCGCGGTGGGGGCGTGCCGACCACCCCGGGCGCGGGCGGCGGCCTCGGCTCCCTCGACTCGCGGTCCGCCGACGACCGGGGAGGTGCGGCGTGA
- a CDS encoding CapA family protein codes for MVITTARAPASTTSSVAPEPPSFTLAAGGDILIHPALTEQADADGARTFVPLLEGLREAIDADVSICHLETPLSAPGAPTYGYPAFSAPPEVASALKEIGYDSCSTSSNHTLDRGAPAIRTTLDVMDAAGLKHTGSFRSPEEAATPLLLDVGGVKVGHIAFTYGFNGIPLPQPWMANQLSTEGVLAAARAAKAAGAEVVVASLHWGDEYQHEATPQQREMARAVLADPAVDLIIGTHVHAVQPIEQIDGKWVVYGMGNEVARHSEPRGITEEGIVTRFKFVKGPSGWAVREASYVPTLVEFGPPIRVVDLTRVPPNPRRTEALTRTDGVVRSLGAAITRP; via the coding sequence GTGGTGATCACGACCGCGCGCGCTCCCGCGTCGACCACCTCGTCGGTCGCGCCCGAGCCGCCGTCGTTCACGCTGGCCGCGGGCGGCGACATCCTGATCCACCCGGCGCTGACCGAGCAGGCCGACGCCGACGGCGCCCGGACCTTCGTGCCGCTGCTGGAGGGGCTGCGCGAGGCGATCGACGCCGACGTGTCGATCTGCCACCTGGAGACGCCGCTGTCCGCGCCCGGCGCGCCGACCTACGGCTACCCGGCGTTCAGCGCGCCGCCCGAGGTCGCGTCGGCGTTGAAGGAGATCGGCTACGACAGCTGCTCCACCTCGTCCAACCACACCCTCGACCGGGGCGCGCCGGCCATCAGGACCACGCTGGACGTGATGGACGCGGCCGGGCTCAAGCACACCGGCTCGTTCCGCTCGCCGGAGGAGGCCGCCACCCCGCTGCTGCTGGACGTGGGCGGGGTGAAGGTCGGGCACATCGCGTTCACCTACGGCTTCAACGGCATCCCGCTGCCGCAGCCGTGGATGGCGAACCAGCTCTCCACGGAAGGCGTGCTGGCGGCGGCGCGCGCGGCGAAGGCGGCCGGCGCCGAGGTCGTGGTCGCCAGCCTGCACTGGGGCGACGAGTACCAGCACGAGGCGACGCCGCAGCAGCGGGAGATGGCGCGGGCCGTGCTCGCCGACCCGGCGGTGGACCTGATCATCGGCACGCACGTGCACGCCGTGCAGCCGATCGAGCAGATCGACGGCAAGTGGGTCGTCTACGGCATGGGCAACGAGGTGGCCCGCCACTCCGAGCCGCGCGGCATCACGGAGGAGGGCATCGTCACCCGGTTCAAGTTCGTGAAGGGTCCGTCCGGCTGGGCGGTGCGGGAGGCGTCCTACGTGCCGACCCTGGTCGAGTTCGGCCCCCCGATCCGGGTGGTCGACCTGACCCGCGTCCCACCCAACCCCCGCCGCACCGAAGCCCTCACCCGCACGGACGGCGTCGTGCGCAGCCTGGGCGCCGCCATCACCCGCCCCTGA
- a CDS encoding XdhC family protein, producing MRDVLVELAERVDRGETVGVGTVVATFSSAPRPPGAAMLVGADGAVVGSVSGGCVEGAVYELAQEVVHQGRPVLQRYGVTDDDAFAVGLTCGGIIDVYVEPVNRHNFPELPEVLEAVRAREPVAIATVVEHPEWVGRRLVVRPDRATGDIPSARAADAVADDARGLLAAGRSGTLHYGPDGQRRGEGMTVFVNSFEPPPRMLVFGAIDFAAAVARLGAFLGYRVTVCDARPVFATTSRFPEADEVVVDWPHRYLAAQADAGQLDERTVVAVLTHDPKFDVPLLEAALRLKLGYVGAMGSRRTHDDRLRRLREAGLAEDELAKLASPIGLDLGARTPEETAVSIAAEIIALRWGGGGGRLARGDGSIHK from the coding sequence TTGCGTGATGTCCTCGTCGAACTGGCCGAGCGCGTCGACCGGGGCGAGACGGTCGGCGTCGGCACGGTGGTCGCCACGTTCAGCTCCGCACCCCGCCCGCCCGGCGCCGCGATGCTCGTCGGCGCGGACGGCGCCGTCGTCGGCAGCGTCTCCGGCGGCTGCGTCGAAGGCGCGGTCTACGAGCTGGCCCAGGAGGTGGTGCACCAAGGCCGGCCGGTGCTGCAGCGGTACGGCGTGACCGACGACGACGCGTTCGCGGTGGGCCTGACCTGCGGCGGGATCATCGACGTCTACGTCGAGCCGGTGAACCGGCACAACTTCCCCGAGCTGCCCGAGGTGCTGGAGGCGGTGCGGGCGCGGGAGCCGGTCGCGATCGCCACGGTCGTGGAACACCCGGAGTGGGTGGGTCGGCGGCTGGTCGTCCGGCCCGACCGCGCCACCGGCGACATCCCCTCGGCCAGGGCGGCGGACGCCGTCGCCGACGACGCCCGCGGCCTGCTCGCCGCGGGCCGCAGCGGCACCCTGCACTACGGGCCCGACGGGCAGCGGCGCGGCGAGGGCATGACGGTGTTCGTGAACTCCTTCGAGCCGCCGCCCCGGATGCTGGTGTTCGGCGCGATCGACTTCGCCGCCGCGGTGGCCAGGCTGGGCGCGTTCCTCGGCTACCGCGTCACGGTGTGCGACGCGCGCCCGGTGTTCGCCACGACGAGCCGGTTCCCCGAAGCCGACGAGGTGGTCGTCGACTGGCCGCACCGCTACCTCGCCGCGCAGGCCGACGCCGGGCAGCTCGACGAGCGCACGGTCGTCGCCGTCCTCACCCACGACCCGAAGTTCGACGTGCCGCTGCTGGAGGCCGCGCTGCGTCTCAAGCTCGGCTACGTCGGCGCGATGGGCTCCCGCCGCACGCACGACGACCGGCTGCGCCGGCTGCGCGAGGCGGGCCTGGCCGAGGACGAGCTGGCCAAGCTGGCGTCCCCGATCGGCCTCGACCTGGGCGCCCGCACGCCCGAGGAGACGGCGGTGTCGATCGCCGCGGAGATCATCGCCCTGCGCTGGGGCGGGGGAGGTGGGCGGCTGGCCCGTGGGGACGGCTCCATCCACAAGTGA
- a CDS encoding DUF6895 family protein encodes MTTVVHVAHDVAAGALGWLHANHELGAFEDDAAIADLNDPDEAYKPLCELGLASSLVLREGVAGTAEQRAASELLDFSWKQMHEGDLLYERQLRHALLTDPLETYVHYARSGLRHEALEEVLAQCSVADSMTEVLPNRRLAVANAHRVLGVHRDDDLAMMLRQTWLGRTPQPWALDWYTAYYMTHTVFHLTDWGALPGDLPPDVVEYLENWLPAWIDVWAEAEQWDLLGELLIVGACLPEPRCERAEWELFARAQHADGFLPRDSGPVDDDPRKRYHDHQHTAVVATIAGTLTLSRLFGT; translated from the coding sequence ATGACCACCGTCGTCCACGTCGCCCACGACGTCGCGGCAGGCGCACTGGGCTGGTTGCACGCCAACCACGAGCTGGGCGCGTTCGAGGACGACGCCGCCATCGCCGACCTCAACGACCCCGACGAGGCGTACAAGCCGCTGTGCGAGCTGGGGCTGGCGTCGTCGCTGGTGCTGCGCGAGGGAGTGGCCGGCACGGCCGAGCAGCGGGCCGCGAGTGAGCTGCTGGACTTCTCGTGGAAGCAGATGCACGAGGGCGACCTGCTCTACGAGCGCCAGCTGCGGCACGCGCTGCTCACCGACCCGCTGGAGACCTACGTCCACTACGCCCGGAGCGGACTGCGCCACGAGGCACTGGAGGAGGTCCTCGCGCAGTGCTCGGTCGCGGACTCCATGACCGAAGTCCTCCCCAACCGCCGGCTGGCCGTGGCCAACGCCCACCGCGTCTTGGGTGTCCACCGGGACGACGACCTCGCGATGATGCTCCGGCAGACGTGGCTCGGCCGCACGCCGCAGCCCTGGGCGCTGGACTGGTACACCGCCTACTACATGACCCACACCGTCTTCCACCTTACCGACTGGGGCGCGCTGCCCGGGGACCTGCCGCCCGACGTGGTCGAGTACCTGGAGAACTGGCTGCCGGCGTGGATCGACGTGTGGGCGGAGGCCGAGCAGTGGGACCTGCTGGGCGAGCTGCTGATCGTGGGGGCGTGCCTGCCCGAGCCGCGGTGCGAGCGGGCGGAGTGGGAACTGTTCGCGCGAGCCCAGCACGCTGACGGGTTCCTGCCCCGCGACTCCGGCCCCGTGGACGACGACCCGCGCAAGCGGTACCACGACCACCAGCACACCGCCGTGGTGGCCACGATCGCCGGGACGCTGACCCTGTCCCGGCTGTTCGGCACGTGA
- a CDS encoding FAD binding domain-containing protein produces MIPAAFDYVAPATVPEAVRALTAGGEDAKVMAGGQSLIPVLRMRLAVPTVVVDLSGLTELTGVHDDGDSLRIGAMTTHYEVQRDPLVREHARLLRLATDTVADPQVRHRGTFGGSLAHADPAGDLLAPALALDAVMVCVGPDGTREVPAAEFFVDHFTTALAPDELLTHVKVPKLTGWGAHYEKFNRVAQAWSIVGVAAALRVADGRITDARIGLTNMGPTPVRARGVEEALVGQPATAEAITAAATRAAEGADPPTDGNADAEYRSHLARVLTERAVTAAVGA; encoded by the coding sequence GTGATCCCGGCCGCGTTCGACTACGTCGCGCCCGCCACGGTGCCGGAGGCGGTGCGCGCCCTGACCGCCGGCGGCGAGGACGCCAAGGTGATGGCGGGCGGGCAGAGCCTCATCCCGGTGCTGCGGATGCGGCTGGCCGTGCCGACGGTGGTGGTCGACCTGTCCGGGCTCACCGAGCTGACCGGCGTGCACGACGACGGCGACTCGCTGCGCATCGGGGCCATGACCACGCACTACGAGGTGCAGCGCGACCCGCTGGTCCGCGAGCACGCGCGGCTGCTGCGCCTGGCCACGGACACCGTCGCCGACCCGCAGGTGCGGCACCGGGGCACGTTCGGCGGCTCGCTGGCCCACGCCGACCCGGCCGGCGACCTGCTCGCGCCCGCGCTGGCGCTGGACGCGGTGATGGTGTGCGTCGGCCCGGACGGCACGCGGGAGGTGCCGGCGGCGGAGTTCTTCGTCGACCACTTCACCACCGCCCTCGCGCCCGACGAGCTGCTCACCCACGTGAAGGTGCCCAAGCTGACCGGCTGGGGCGCGCACTACGAGAAGTTCAACCGCGTCGCGCAGGCGTGGTCGATCGTGGGGGTGGCCGCCGCGCTGCGGGTGGCCGACGGCCGGATCACCGACGCGCGGATCGGCCTGACCAACATGGGCCCGACCCCCGTGCGGGCCCGCGGCGTGGAGGAGGCGCTGGTGGGGCAGCCCGCGACGGCCGAGGCGATCACGGCGGCGGCCACCCGCGCCGCCGAGGGGGCCGACCCGCCGACCGACGGCAACGCCGACGCCGAGTACCGGTCCCACCTGGCCCGCGTGCTCACCGAGCGGGCCGTGACGGCCGCGGTGGGCGCATGA
- a CDS encoding AAA family ATPase, whose translation MTPEELAAELDRVGYLPDRGIATAAYLAWRMHRPLFCEGEPGTGKTSLAVALARALDLPLIRLQCHEGIDATQALYDWDFPRQLLHLRALEAAGPVDADQAEASLYTRRFLLARPLLQALEDAPCVLLVDEVDRADDEFEAFLLEVLGENSVTIPELGRVTAETPPLVVLTSNRTREVHDALKRRCLYHWLEHPDLAREVAILRRRLPGVTERLAHQVASAVRRLRDLDLLKPPGVAESLDWAEALLTLGRTELDADTAATTLGAVLKYREDAQRALSSGVLGAASGSTIGG comes from the coding sequence GTGACGCCTGAGGAGCTCGCCGCCGAACTGGACCGGGTCGGCTACCTGCCCGACCGGGGCATCGCGACCGCCGCCTACCTGGCCTGGCGCATGCACCGGCCGTTGTTCTGCGAGGGCGAGCCGGGCACCGGCAAGACGTCGCTGGCCGTCGCGCTCGCCCGAGCCCTCGACCTGCCGCTGATCCGGCTCCAGTGCCACGAGGGCATCGACGCCACCCAGGCCCTCTACGACTGGGACTTCCCCCGCCAGCTGCTGCACCTTCGGGCTCTCGAAGCCGCGGGCCCCGTCGACGCCGACCAAGCCGAGGCCTCCCTCTACACCCGCCGCTTCCTCCTCGCCCGCCCGCTGCTCCAAGCCCTCGAAGACGCGCCGTGCGTCCTGCTCGTGGACGAGGTGGACCGGGCCGACGACGAGTTCGAGGCGTTCCTGCTCGAAGTGCTCGGCGAGAACTCGGTGACGATCCCCGAACTGGGCCGCGTCACCGCCGAGACCCCGCCGCTGGTCGTCCTCACGTCCAACCGCACCAGGGAGGTGCACGACGCCCTCAAGCGCCGCTGCCTCTACCACTGGCTGGAACACCCCGACCTGGCCCGCGAGGTCGCCATCCTCCGCCGCCGGCTGCCGGGCGTCACCGAACGCCTCGCGCACCAGGTGGCGTCAGCCGTGCGGCGGTTGCGCGACCTGGACCTCCTCAAACCGCCGGGCGTCGCCGAGTCCCTGGACTGGGCGGAAGCCCTGCTCACCCTGGGCCGCACCGAACTGGACGCGGACACGGCCGCGACCACGCTCGGTGCCGTCCTCAAGTACCGCGAGGACGCCCAGCGGGCCCTGTCGAGCGGTGTCCTCGGCGCCGCGTCCGGGAGCACAATCGGGGGATGA